In Primulina huaijiensis isolate GDHJ02 chromosome 16, ASM1229523v2, whole genome shotgun sequence, a single genomic region encodes these proteins:
- the LOC140960866 gene encoding uncharacterized protein encodes MSEESKRSGGGRFLVAPPMTTSNERLSSSGSVPVGASGKKIVIKSADMKEDMQKEAVDVAIAAFEKHGVEKDVAENIKKVFDKKYGPTWHCIVGKNFGSYVTHETNHFVYFYLDSKAVLLFKSG; translated from the exons ATGAGCGAGGAGTCCAAGAGGAGCGGCGGCGGCCGGTTTTTGGTGGCGCCGCCGATGACGACCTCCAACGAACGGTTGTCTTCTTCTGGGTCGGTTCCTGTGGGAGCTTCCGGCAAGAAGATTGTCATCAAGAGCGCAGATATGAAGGAGGATATGCAGAAAGAAGCTGTGGACGTTGCCATCGCT GCGTTTGAGAAGCATGGTGTGGAGAAGGATGTCGCCGAGAACATAAAGaaggtgtttgacaaaaaatACGGCCCCACCTGGCATTGCATTGTTGGCAAGAATTTCG GTTCTTATGTGACTCATGAGACAAATCACTTTGTCTACTTCTACTTGGATTCCAAAGCAGTACTCTTGTTCAAATCTGGCTGA